A genomic segment from Triticum dicoccoides isolate Atlit2015 ecotype Zavitan chromosome 1A, WEW_v2.0, whole genome shotgun sequence encodes:
- the LOC119325953 gene encoding uncharacterized protein LOC119325953 gives MDPERVFIEKLKNRVRLVTEGAVIMVCPVLLAASLNKVQLTTSKGHGFVRGSISPLSALTLVAGLLSFLCLCICLSFGRVTERLAHILFVGSKCLVHLCALLLMLLALGILLLVDRKHVYYVPIPVVSICIILWRCWMMYRYDHGRDAEMYTGDEQGRLETSVDFSAAVTALLFLGLEGLALEGQSRSAQKLHAASLVLSFVACLLGVLFMLLATVPPMITDARQGKTACTHIEAMNMFLAGFFALNVFLITWPPLGELACLVWIQLLVSLLAWVYENLTATEEHTKKDVTPATMELTKVIFAGFLAVSVPAASNKSVSGCTSAFVLITGTAVITGLLWRVFTHWTPAGSSMIKAINFACFCTHLYVCAATIPFAFMAYNALMS, from the coding sequence ATGGATCCAGAGCGTGTCTTTATCGAAAAATTGAAGAACAGGGTTCGACTTGTCACTGAAGGTGCTGTGATAATGGTCTGCCCAGTTCTTCTTGCCGCCTCACTGAACAAGGTCCAACTGACGACAAGCAAGGGACATGGCTTTGTACGAGGCAGCATCTCCCCATTGTCTGCCTTAACTCTGGTAGCTGGTTTACTATCGTTCCTCTGCCTCTGCATCTGCTTATCTTTTGGGAGAGTAACAGAAAGGTTGGCGCACATCCTGTTTGTGGGCTCGAAGTGCCTCGTACACCTCTGTGCCCTTCTGCTGATGCTCCTGGCCTTGGGCATCCTACTTCTCGTCGACCGGAAACACGTCTACTACGTGCCTATTCCCGTTGTCTCCATATGTATTATCCTTTGGCGCTGCTGGATGATGTACCGGTATGACCATGGCCGCGATGCAGAGATGTACACAGGCGATGAACAAGGCAGGCTTGAAACCTCGGTCGATTTCTCTGCCGCTGTCACTGCCCTCCTGTTTCTGGGGTTGGAAGGCCTGGCGTTGGAGGGGCAGAGCAGAAGCGCACAGAAACTGCATGCTGCCTCGCTCGTGTTGTCCTTCGTCGCTTGCCTGTTGGGCGTGCTCTTCATGCTGTTGGCTACGGTGCCTCCAATGATCACAGACGCTCGTCAAGGCAAGACCGCATGCACCCACATCGAGGCCATGAACATGTTTCTGGCCGGCTTCTTCGCCCTCAACGTGTTTTTGATCACGTGGCCGCCGTTGGGAGAGCTGGCGTGTCTAGTGTGGATACAGCTACTGGTTTCTCTACTCGCTTGGGTATACGAAAATCTTACCGCCACTGAGGAGCACACCAAAAAAGATGTTACGCCGGCGACAATGGAGCTAACCAAGGTCATCTTTGCTGGCTTCCTGGCTGTATCGGTGCCAGCCGCCAGTAACAAGTCAGTTAGCGGATGCACCTCTGCTTTCGTGCTCATCACCGGAACAGCTGTTATCACTGGCCTCTTATGGAGAGTTTTTACGCACTGGACGCCCGCGGGGAGCTCCATGATCAAAGCTATTAATTTTGCTTGTTTCTGTACCCATCTGTACGTTTGTGCTGCTACCATTCCGTTTGCATTCATGGCTTACAACGCTCTAATGAGCTGA